A window of the Acidimicrobiales bacterium genome harbors these coding sequences:
- a CDS encoding TIGR03619 family F420-dependent LLM class oxidoreductase yields MKFGFVLPNNWGLDNVNDVVDIAAEAEALGLDSVWVNHHILNVGYIEDRLDDRPYHDALTVLAAAAVRTERVKLGTSVLVLPYLHPMALAKTLATIDQLSGGRVIAGLGVGSLPEENEALGVIYEDRGRYADESIEVMSALWTQREASFPGEYFTLDGIKASPKPQQQPLPIWIGGAGGPARRRAARHGHGWHPMCSVTGLARRMPKLVAALEAEGRSRDDITVAPRILTTDVPDRASVQAWADAGADQLIVGTATPDLAEIRQGLAHVASLIAA; encoded by the coding sequence ATGAAGTTCGGATTCGTGTTGCCCAACAACTGGGGGCTCGACAACGTCAACGACGTGGTCGACATCGCCGCCGAGGCGGAAGCGCTCGGGCTGGACTCGGTGTGGGTGAACCACCACATCCTCAACGTCGGCTACATCGAGGATCGCCTCGACGACCGGCCGTACCACGATGCGCTCACGGTGTTGGCCGCTGCCGCCGTGCGCACCGAGCGGGTGAAGCTCGGCACTTCGGTGTTGGTGCTGCCCTATCTCCACCCGATGGCGCTGGCGAAGACGCTGGCCACCATCGACCAGCTCAGCGGCGGGCGGGTGATCGCCGGTCTCGGGGTTGGCAGCTTGCCCGAGGAGAACGAAGCGCTCGGTGTGATCTACGAGGATCGTGGTCGATACGCCGACGAGAGCATCGAGGTGATGTCGGCGTTGTGGACGCAACGCGAAGCGAGCTTCCCCGGTGAGTACTTCACGCTCGACGGGATCAAGGCGTCACCCAAGCCCCAGCAACAGCCTCTGCCGATCTGGATCGGCGGTGCGGGCGGACCGGCTCGTCGCCGAGCTGCTCGTCATGGACACGGCTGGCACCCGATGTGTTCGGTCACCGGTCTGGCTCGTCGGATGCCGAAACTGGTTGCGGCGCTCGAAGCGGAGGGCCGGAGCCGAGACGACATCACGGTGGCACCCAGGATCCTCACCACCGACGTGCCCGATCGGGCGTCGGTGCAAGCGTGGGCCGACGCCGGTGCCGATCAACTGATCGTCGGCACCGCCACACCCGACCTCGCCGAGATCCGGCAGGGCCTCGCCCACGTGGCGTCGTTGATCGCCGCCTGA
- a CDS encoding (2Fe-2S)-binding protein — protein sequence MIDNDRPTAVPVTIEVNGRRRTTLVEPRHTLGDVLREQLGLTGTHLGCEHGVCGACTVLLDGEPVRSCLVFAMQLDGAAITTIEGLADSDGTLHPVQEAFTACHGLQCGFCTPGFVLTAVHLLQQRPNPDRATIRHELSGNLCRCTGYIGIVDAVELAAKHLAGGSPPAGTAQ from the coding sequence ATGATCGACAACGACCGCCCGACCGCCGTGCCGGTCACGATCGAGGTCAATGGCCGCCGGCGCACGACGCTCGTGGAGCCGAGGCACACCCTCGGCGACGTCCTGCGGGAGCAGCTTGGTCTCACCGGCACCCACCTGGGATGTGAACATGGCGTCTGCGGTGCCTGCACTGTGCTGCTCGACGGCGAGCCGGTTCGTTCCTGTCTCGTGTTCGCCATGCAACTCGACGGTGCTGCGATCACCACCATCGAGGGCCTCGCCGACTCCGACGGCACGCTGCACCCGGTGCAAGAAGCGTTCACCGCCTGCCACGGTCTACAGTGCGGCTTCTGCACGCCGGGGTTCGTCCTCACCGCCGTCCACCTCCTGCAGCAACGGCCCAACCCGGACCGCGCGACGATCCGTCACGAGCTGTCCGGCAATCTCTGCCGCTGCACCGGCTACATCGGCATCGTCGACGCCGTCGAGCTGGCAGCGAAGCACCTGGCCGGAGGCTCGCCGCCCGCAGGCACTGCTCAGTGA
- a CDS encoding phosphotransferase family protein: MTTQDVPPVDPFADEAPPETAVVRPGEGLDWGRIEAYLRAELPRDLDLSGPFEVLQFPNGAANLTYMIRFGATELVLRRPPFGTLAPGAHDMKREYKVLSRLWEHFDAAPRAYVFCDDHDIAGADFFVMERRRGEVIRGVLPESMRHLPDVGHRLGLALVDAIAAFHLLDPDTCGLGDLGRPDGFVERQVGGWKKRWDLVADPVHDPEMTAIHARLEATMPASQRVSFVHNDLKLDNAMFETGNPDRVVAFFDWDMTTLGDPMIDIGTLLNYWPDPDDSDDVRRSSHDGMTRMSLPSRAEVAQRYGEKTGLDVSGIGWYEAFAQWKTAVVVQQLHHRWKVGDSTDERMATIADSIPALMRTASRLLEA; the protein is encoded by the coding sequence ATGACGACGCAGGACGTGCCACCGGTCGACCCATTCGCCGACGAGGCCCCGCCCGAGACGGCCGTCGTGCGGCCGGGGGAGGGGCTCGACTGGGGTCGGATCGAGGCGTACCTCCGAGCAGAGCTGCCCCGCGACCTCGATCTGAGCGGGCCGTTCGAGGTGCTCCAGTTCCCCAACGGCGCAGCCAACCTCACCTACATGATCCGCTTCGGTGCGACTGAACTGGTGCTGCGCCGTCCACCCTTCGGCACGCTGGCACCCGGCGCCCACGACATGAAGCGCGAGTACAAGGTGCTCTCGCGCCTGTGGGAACACTTCGACGCCGCTCCACGGGCGTACGTGTTCTGCGATGACCATGACATCGCCGGCGCCGACTTCTTCGTGATGGAGCGGCGTCGTGGCGAGGTCATTCGTGGCGTGCTGCCCGAGTCGATGCGTCACCTTCCCGATGTCGGGCACCGTTTGGGCCTCGCCCTGGTCGACGCCATCGCCGCGTTCCACCTGCTCGATCCCGACACCTGCGGGCTCGGCGACCTGGGGCGTCCCGACGGATTCGTCGAGCGCCAGGTTGGCGGTTGGAAGAAGCGCTGGGACCTCGTTGCCGATCCGGTGCACGATCCCGAGATGACCGCCATCCACGCCCGACTCGAGGCCACGATGCCGGCGAGCCAGCGGGTGTCGTTCGTCCACAACGATCTCAAGCTCGACAACGCCATGTTCGAGACCGGCAACCCCGATCGGGTGGTCGCGTTCTTCGATTGGGACATGACCACCCTGGGCGACCCGATGATCGACATCGGCACGCTCCTCAACTACTGGCCCGACCCTGACGACAGCGACGACGTCCGGCGATCGAGCCACGACGGCATGACACGAATGAGCCTGCCCAGTCGAGCCGAGGTGGCGCAACGCTACGGCGAGAAGACGGGCCTCGATGTCTCGGGCATCGGATGGTACGAGGCCTTCGCCCAGTGGAAGACCGCCGTCGTGGTCCAGCAGCTCCATCACCGATGGAAGGTGGGCGACTCGACCGACGAACGTATGGCCACCATCGCCGACAGCATTCCGGCCCTCATGCGGACGGCTTCACGATTGTTGGAGGCGTGA
- a CDS encoding xanthine dehydrogenase family protein molybdopterin-binding subunit, producing MTHTTGDTPTMGTSPRRKEDQRLLTGRGRFVSDLQLPRLRHVAFVRSPFAHAAVTNIDTGDLDLDQHPVFTSASPGFELGLRAQSALPGYVETEQPPLARGKVRFAGEAVAAVVADDRYQAEDAAESVVIDYEPLPVTVRAWNAPAHPVHDDASDNVLLSRTFEAGAVDDALAGAAVVVRRELVTNRHGGNPMEGRAGVALWEGGPTDGQLTFWSGTQIPHLVRNMLAELLDIPESRVRVIAADVGGGFGTKAVLYPEDLALCLMARSLPGTPLKWVEDRSEHLASATAARDHRYELEAGFDADGRLVGIRGDAWCNVGAYSVYPWTAGIEALMAGGLLSGPYKLEHYRCTVRGVATNTAPSGPYRGVARPATVYAMECLLDSGARALGIDPIDIRRINLIGPDDVPYRMPTRLIDDTGHYAECLDQCVERLGLADLRAEQLRRRLHGGRPIGIGIACYNELTGLGRAASAGPRMPFRTGHEACTVRVNPDGKVLVLSGVTSQGQGLETTLAQVVADAVGVPYEDVEVRYGDTDQSLWGFGAFSSRQAVIAGGAASLAGEAVRDASIRLAAELYEASVTDLRLERGQFHVAGSPEPVGTLADVARVAYLESNRLPAGFEPGLDATRFFDPVMGAFAAGVQLAAVEIEPATGELTILRWICVEDAGRAVHPQIVEGQIAGSIAQGIGGAQYEHLVYDDDGNLRTGTLLDYLMPTSAEIPELEIGHIERPADNPTGVRGVGEGGTLGPAAVLASAVADAVGVEIDHLPLTPERLWNALRTVPATTGGPS from the coding sequence ATGACGCACACGACCGGCGACACACCGACGATGGGGACGAGCCCCCGCCGCAAGGAGGATCAGCGCCTCCTCACCGGGCGGGGTCGCTTCGTGTCCGACCTCCAGCTCCCCCGCCTACGCCACGTGGCGTTCGTTCGGAGCCCCTTCGCTCACGCAGCGGTCACGAACATCGACACCGGCGACCTCGACCTCGACCAGCACCCGGTGTTCACCTCGGCGTCGCCGGGCTTCGAGCTCGGCCTGCGGGCGCAATCGGCACTTCCCGGCTACGTCGAGACCGAGCAACCCCCGCTGGCTCGCGGCAAGGTGCGGTTCGCCGGTGAGGCGGTCGCTGCCGTTGTTGCCGATGACCGGTACCAGGCCGAAGACGCCGCCGAGTCGGTCGTGATCGACTACGAGCCGCTGCCCGTGACGGTCCGGGCATGGAACGCGCCGGCACACCCAGTGCATGACGACGCAAGCGACAACGTCTTGCTCTCCCGCACGTTCGAGGCCGGAGCCGTCGATGACGCGCTCGCCGGAGCGGCGGTCGTCGTGCGGCGTGAGCTCGTGACCAACCGGCACGGGGGCAACCCGATGGAGGGACGGGCCGGCGTGGCGCTGTGGGAGGGCGGCCCGACAGACGGCCAGCTCACCTTCTGGTCCGGCACCCAGATCCCTCACCTGGTCCGCAACATGCTGGCCGAACTCCTTGACATCCCGGAGTCCCGGGTGCGAGTCATCGCTGCCGACGTGGGCGGAGGCTTCGGCACCAAGGCCGTGCTCTATCCCGAAGACCTCGCGCTCTGCCTGATGGCCAGATCGTTGCCCGGTACGCCACTCAAGTGGGTCGAGGACCGCAGCGAACACCTCGCCTCGGCCACTGCTGCTCGCGACCACCGCTACGAACTCGAGGCGGGCTTCGACGCCGACGGTCGGCTTGTCGGTATCCGCGGCGACGCCTGGTGCAACGTCGGCGCGTACTCGGTGTATCCGTGGACCGCCGGCATCGAGGCACTGATGGCGGGCGGTCTGCTGTCGGGTCCCTACAAGCTCGAGCACTACCGCTGCACGGTGCGTGGCGTGGCCACCAACACTGCACCCTCGGGCCCGTACCGCGGGGTGGCACGACCGGCCACGGTCTACGCCATGGAGTGTCTGCTCGACTCCGGCGCACGAGCACTCGGGATCGACCCGATCGACATCCGACGCATCAACCTCATCGGCCCCGACGACGTGCCGTACCGCATGCCGACTCGCTTGATCGACGACACCGGGCACTATGCCGAGTGCCTCGACCAGTGCGTCGAACGGCTGGGGCTCGCCGACCTCCGGGCCGAGCAGCTTCGACGCCGGCTCCACGGTGGACGCCCGATCGGCATCGGGATCGCCTGCTACAACGAGCTCACCGGGCTGGGCCGCGCTGCCTCGGCCGGACCGCGCATGCCGTTCCGCACCGGGCACGAGGCCTGCACCGTGCGAGTCAATCCTGACGGCAAGGTCCTCGTGCTCTCCGGCGTCACGTCACAAGGTCAGGGGCTGGAGACCACCCTGGCGCAGGTCGTCGCCGACGCCGTCGGTGTCCCATACGAAGACGTCGAGGTGCGCTACGGCGACACCGACCAGTCGCTGTGGGGGTTCGGTGCCTTCTCGTCTCGCCAGGCCGTCATCGCCGGCGGGGCGGCGAGCCTGGCCGGTGAGGCGGTCAGGGATGCCTCGATCCGGCTTGCGGCCGAACTCTATGAGGCGTCGGTCACGGATCTGCGACTCGAGCGCGGCCAGTTCCACGTTGCCGGGTCGCCCGAACCGGTCGGCACGCTGGCCGATGTCGCCCGCGTCGCCTACCTCGAATCCAACCGGCTCCCCGCCGGGTTCGAACCCGGCCTCGATGCCACCCGCTTCTTCGACCCGGTGATGGGTGCGTTCGCCGCCGGGGTCCAGCTTGCTGCCGTCGAGATCGAGCCAGCGACCGGCGAGCTGACGATCCTTCGTTGGATCTGTGTCGAGGACGCCGGTCGTGCCGTGCATCCTCAGATCGTCGAGGGACAGATCGCCGGCTCGATCGCCCAAGGCATCGGTGGCGCCCAGTACGAGCACCTGGTCTACGACGACGACGGCAACCTCCGCACCGGCACCCTGCTCGACTACCTGATGCCGACCTCGGCCGAGATCCCCGAGCTCGAGATCGGCCACATCGAGCGACCCGCCGACAACCCGACCGGAGTGCGAGGCGTCGGCGAAGGCGGCACGCTCGGGCCAGCGGCCGTCCTCGCCAGCGCCGTGGCCGACGCCGTCGGCGTCGAGATCGATCACCTCCCGCTCACCCCGGAGCGACTCTGGAATGCGCTGCGAACGGTCCCGGCGACGACCGGAGGCCCGTCATGA
- a CDS encoding FAD binding domain-containing protein, with protein MKPAPFDYHRAASIDDAVAVLAASDGEGKLLAGGQSLVPLLSMRLAQPTVLIDLNGLADLRTAEALDDGRPIARFGAMTRHAHLQRQSLHPMAAHLAGWVGHTAIRTRGTLGGSIAHADPNAECPALALASDATIHTSGPGGTRRLAVDDFFEGMLETAVADDEVLTHVDLEVPHRWGFGELARRSGDFALVLACVSELSSGWRVVIGGVDSTPVRVTDAEQALAAGVDPVEVAAIVGSRLTAYDDLHAGVDYRIAMAAELTRRAAEQALAGLNDDDRSDA; from the coding sequence ATGAAGCCGGCACCGTTCGACTACCACCGGGCCGCGTCGATCGACGACGCCGTCGCCGTCCTCGCTGCTTCCGACGGCGAGGGCAAGTTGCTCGCCGGGGGGCAGAGCCTCGTGCCGTTGCTGTCGATGCGCCTCGCCCAGCCCACGGTCCTCATCGACCTCAACGGGCTCGCCGATCTGCGGACGGCCGAGGCGCTCGACGACGGCCGACCCATCGCTCGGTTCGGCGCCATGACCCGTCATGCCCACCTGCAGCGGCAATCCCTTCACCCGATGGCGGCGCATCTGGCCGGGTGGGTCGGTCACACCGCCATCCGGACGCGGGGCACACTCGGCGGCAGCATTGCCCACGCCGACCCGAACGCCGAGTGTCCGGCGCTCGCGCTGGCCTCCGACGCCACGATCCACACCAGCGGGCCCGGTGGTACTCGGCGACTCGCCGTCGACGACTTCTTCGAAGGCATGCTCGAGACGGCCGTCGCCGACGACGAGGTGCTCACCCATGTCGACCTCGAGGTTCCCCATCGCTGGGGCTTCGGCGAGCTGGCCCGCCGCAGCGGCGACTTCGCGTTGGTGCTCGCCTGCGTCAGCGAGCTCAGCAGCGGCTGGCGCGTCGTGATCGGCGGCGTCGACTCGACACCGGTGCGGGTGACCGACGCCGAGCAGGCCCTGGCCGCCGGCGTCGATCCTGTCGAGGTTGCTGCGATCGTCGGCAGCAGGCTCACGGCGTACGACGACCTTCATGCCGGGGTCGACTATCGCATCGCCATGGCCGCGGAACTCACCCGACGAGCGGCCGAGCAGGCGCTCGCCGGTCTGAACGACGACGATCGGAGCGACGCATGA
- a CDS encoding thiamine pyrophosphate-binding protein: protein MPTVAQLMVSALRALEIENFFCLPGVQNDDFFDALVDAPDIRPIVTRHEQGAGYMAFGASQLTDKPSAFAVVPGPGILNAGAALTSAYWAGGRTLAIVGAIPAGAKGKGIGLLHELPNQSAVLEQVTKHNEYIESGETAVEQVNRALVALLSGEPRPVSVEVPVDVWSHEVDTLIDRLPELEPAPTPDADALVAAVAAVGAAERPLIVVGGGAHGASAEVQQLAELLNAPVTTRRQGHGVIDAQHPLWAPMPVGREFWRDADVVVGIGTRMEFPIMHWGVDDAMSIVQINLDADELDRHGLGAIGLHGDAATTVRSLIEALDGRVSSIADRRDEVAVRRRRFESDSAVLAPQRAFLAAIADAMPTDAIIVEDVTQLGFAAHIAYDFHSPKSFLTSGPAGTLGAGVAHAIGVQSAAGDRRVLNLVGDGGFLFSATELATAKQFDIPVTILLHDNRSYGNVKGIQTSRFGEDRLIASTLENPDFVAMGEAFGVRSRGVETADELRDALAQAVAHDGPSMVVLSTGDLPSPWPWLRMQRVRG, encoded by the coding sequence ATGCCCACTGTTGCCCAACTCATGGTGTCGGCGCTGCGCGCCCTCGAGATCGAGAACTTCTTCTGCCTGCCCGGCGTGCAGAACGACGACTTCTTCGATGCGCTGGTCGACGCGCCCGACATCCGCCCAATCGTCACTCGCCACGAGCAGGGCGCCGGCTACATGGCGTTTGGCGCATCTCAGCTCACCGACAAGCCGTCGGCCTTCGCCGTCGTGCCGGGCCCGGGCATCCTCAACGCCGGAGCGGCCCTCACCTCTGCCTATTGGGCCGGCGGCCGGACCCTCGCCATCGTGGGCGCCATCCCGGCCGGAGCCAAGGGCAAGGGCATCGGCCTCCTGCACGAGCTGCCGAATCAGAGCGCGGTGCTCGAGCAGGTGACCAAGCACAACGAGTACATCGAGTCAGGCGAGACGGCGGTCGAGCAGGTCAACCGAGCGCTGGTTGCCCTCCTGTCCGGTGAGCCCCGACCGGTCAGCGTCGAGGTGCCGGTCGACGTCTGGAGCCACGAGGTCGACACGCTGATCGATCGACTCCCCGAGCTCGAGCCGGCACCGACGCCCGATGCCGACGCACTGGTCGCCGCCGTTGCCGCCGTTGGCGCGGCCGAGCGCCCGCTGATCGTGGTGGGCGGCGGCGCACACGGCGCTTCAGCCGAGGTGCAGCAGCTCGCCGAGTTGTTGAACGCACCGGTGACGACCCGCCGCCAGGGCCATGGGGTGATCGACGCTCAGCATCCGCTGTGGGCGCCGATGCCGGTCGGGCGTGAGTTCTGGCGGGACGCCGACGTCGTTGTCGGCATCGGGACCCGAATGGAGTTCCCGATCATGCACTGGGGCGTCGACGACGCCATGAGCATCGTGCAGATCAACCTCGACGCCGACGAGCTCGATCGCCATGGGCTCGGCGCCATCGGACTCCACGGCGACGCGGCAACGACGGTCCGCTCGCTGATCGAGGCACTCGATGGCCGAGTCAGCTCGATCGCCGATCGTCGGGACGAGGTGGCGGTGCGGCGTCGTCGCTTCGAGAGCGACTCAGCCGTGTTGGCGCCGCAGCGGGCGTTCCTGGCGGCGATCGCCGACGCCATGCCCACCGACGCAATCATCGTCGAAGACGTCACGCAGCTCGGGTTCGCCGCCCACATCGCCTACGACTTCCACTCGCCGAAGTCGTTCCTCACGTCGGGGCCAGCGGGCACCCTCGGTGCGGGAGTGGCCCACGCCATCGGCGTCCAGTCGGCAGCTGGTGATCGCCGAGTCCTGAATCTCGTGGGCGACGGCGGCTTCTTGTTCAGTGCAACCGAGCTGGCGACCGCCAAGCAGTTCGACATCCCGGTCACGATCCTGCTGCACGACAACCGGTCGTACGGCAACGTCAAGGGCATCCAAACGAGTCGCTTCGGCGAGGACCGCCTGATCGCCTCCACCCTCGAGAACCCGGACTTCGTGGCCATGGGTGAGGCGTTCGGTGTGCGGAGCCGGGGCGTCGAGACGGCCGACGAGTTGCGCGACGCGCTTGCCCAGGCCGTCGCTCACGACGGGCCGTCGATGGTCGTGCTTTCGACCGGCGACCTGCCGAGCCCGTGGCCATGGCTGCGCATGCAGCGAGTGCGCGGCTGA
- a CDS encoding SDR family oxidoreductase has translation MELQLNDTTVLVTGAGQGLGRAIGMAFANEGARVAFHYHSSSTGAEEAAAEVAANGGQAIAVGADLRDRAAVEAAAATVESELGPIGVLINNAAATQSKPFFESTEDDWAPQIDVTVAGTLRICHVVGQQMAANGGGAIINLMGDSGRVGESRLLVTATTRSSTVGLTKSLAKELARHNIRANAVSIALVQTDNLDAHTGDADDERMKKILAAYPLRRLGRPDDVVPMILLLASPLSSWTTGQVISVNGGYSMM, from the coding sequence ATGGAACTCCAACTCAACGACACCACCGTCCTCGTCACCGGCGCCGGTCAAGGGCTCGGTCGAGCCATCGGCATGGCCTTCGCCAACGAAGGCGCGCGAGTGGCCTTCCACTACCACTCGTCATCGACGGGGGCCGAGGAGGCTGCGGCCGAGGTCGCCGCCAACGGCGGCCAGGCGATCGCGGTGGGCGCCGACCTTCGTGATCGAGCAGCCGTCGAGGCGGCGGCGGCAACGGTCGAGTCCGAACTCGGGCCGATCGGTGTGTTGATCAACAACGCGGCGGCCACCCAGTCCAAACCGTTCTTCGAGTCGACTGAGGACGACTGGGCGCCTCAGATCGACGTCACCGTTGCGGGCACCCTCCGCATCTGTCATGTGGTCGGCCAACAGATGGCTGCCAACGGCGGTGGCGCCATCATCAACCTCATGGGCGACTCGGGACGCGTCGGCGAATCCCGACTGCTCGTCACCGCCACCACTCGGTCGTCGACGGTGGGCCTCACCAAGTCGCTCGCCAAGGAACTCGCCCGCCACAACATCCGGGCGAACGCCGTGTCGATCGCGCTCGTGCAGACCGACAACCTCGACGCCCACACGGGCGATGCCGACGACGAACGGATGAAGAAGATCCTTGCCGCCTATCCCCTGCGCCGACTCGGGCGCCCCGACGATGTCGTCCCCATGATCCTCCTCCTCGCCTCCCCGCTGTCGTCGTGGACCACTGGTCAGGTGATCTCCGTCAACGGCGGCTACTCGATGATGTGA